TGTAGAAATTCACCTTCTACAATCCATTCATCACGCATTTCAAGACCGCTATTCAGCAGTGCTTTACGGTATCCTGCGAGACGATCGCGAGAAACAATTAGATTAGGCGGTCCACTTACGAAGCCAATACGTTCATGACCCATTGAAATGAGGTGGTTTGTAGCATCATATGCTGCCATCACATTATCGTTATCGACAGATAAAATATTCTCATATCGATCACTTCGGCCTACCAGTACGAATGGATAATCGTTACTCTCTAGAAAATCAATAACAGCATCATCTGTACGAGAGTAAAGCAGAATAACACCATCTACTCGACGACCCTTTAGAAGTCTTGAAACGGCTTCCAATTCTTCCTTCTCGTTTGCTCCGGAGCTAATTAACACGTCGTAGCCGGAACGGCTAGCTTGTGTAACGATCCCTCGGATTAATTCCATAAAAAATAGATTTGAGAACAGCTCTTCAGCTGGTTTAGGAAGACTGAAGCATATGCTGTTTGTAGTTTTCGACACTAGACTCTTAGCCATCATGTTAGGTGTATAGCCCATATCTTCCATAATAGCTTTGACCTTGCGGGAAGTTTCCAGGCTGATTCTGGGGTGATTGGACAATACCCGGGATACCGTGGAGGGAGATACTCCCGCTTTCTTGGCCACATCCTTAATGGTAACTGTCATAGAAACCTCCTTATGGAACCGTTTGCTTTACACAGTAATATTAATCTAAGAGTTCTAAATTGTAAATAGATAAAGTCATTTGGAAGGGCAATATTGCTACTTTTGGAAAGAGTATTAGAAATTTATGTGTAAAATTGTTTGTTTTCACCAAAAAAGTATGAATGATTTAGCAAGATTGACCTTAATATGTATAAAAGATATCCAATTTCTTCGAGAGGAGCATTTCGTAAATGCAAACGTGTGGCTTAAATTTTTTGGAACAATTTGATTCGAGGAATG
This genomic stretch from Paenibacillus sp. FSL H7-0737 harbors:
- a CDS encoding LacI family DNA-binding transcriptional regulator; protein product: MTVTIKDVAKKAGVSPSTVSRVLSNHPRISLETSRKVKAIMEDMGYTPNMMAKSLVSKTTNSICFSLPKPAEELFSNLFFMELIRGIVTQASRSGYDVLISSGANEKEELEAVSRLLKGRRVDGVILLYSRTDDAVIDFLESNDYPFVLVGRSDRYENILSVDNDNVMAAYDATNHLISMGHERIGFVSGPPNLIVSRDRLAGYRKALLNSGLEMRDEWIVEGEFLQDSGYRAMSFFMNLPNRPTALVAVDDMVSFGILRGLNELKYKVPDDLAIVSFNNIPLSELSSPPISSIDIGIYHLGYTASQVLIQNIKSPNHDAGYTNRFVIPHRLIVRESSMYSHAKNKTE